The DNA sequence GTCAATGGTCGATGGGTAGCCGTCCCCCAGTCACGGGGAGCGGGGGTCCAGATGAGTGCAGTCCGTGCCAACGCCTACCTCCGGATTCCCGCATCACGGGAAGGATTGATGGCAGGCGAGGAAGTATCGGCGTTCCTAAGCGTCCCCCGCAGGGTGGCCGGGGAATCGCTGCTTGTCACCGGCAGCCATGACCCGGCGCTGGATTACCTGGCAGACTATCTGACCGCAGACGGCGTCCTCATGCACTCTACCCACGTCGGGAGCATGGGAGGTATTCTCGCACTCAGACAGGGAGCCTGCCATACTGCACCCATGCATCTCCTCGGGGAAGGCGGCGAGTACAATATCCCTTATCTGAAGCGCTATCTTCCTGATGAGGAGCTCTCGCTGATCTGTGTTGCAGAGAGAGAACAGGGAGTCATCTCAAGAGACGGGCTTGGATTTGAAGACCTGGGCACTGCCCGCATCATCAACCGCCAGCGGGGCTCCGGGACCAGGGTCCTCTTCGATCATCTCCTCGGACAGAAAGGGATCGATCCCGTCTCTGTTGCCGGGTATGATCACGAGGTCACCACCCATCTCGCCGTAGCTCTCTCCGTCAGTGCAGGAGAGTGTGACGCAGGCATTGGGGTGTACAGTGCCGCAAAGACCCTGGGACTCGCATTCAGAGCCATAGGGACGGAACGGTATGAGATGGTCTGTCGCACACGTGATGTTGAAGAAAACGAGCAGGTGGCAGGACTCCTGAAAACCATCGCATCGGAGCGGTTCCGGGAATGCCTGAAGCATCTCGGCGGATACCGGACGGAAGAGACGGGAGCTATCCGGACGGTCCCCTGACCGGTAAGACAAGGGAAAATATATGCTCCCTTCCGGGAGCACCATTCAACACGATTTATTCAGCGGGAAGGGTCTTCTTCCACCAGAGAATCTGACCGTCCTCGACCTTGAGAACTTTGAGATATTTCACCACGATGCCATCCGGAATTGCGGAGACATCTGCATCTGTCGGTACAAACAGCATCAGCGGTTCGAGTGCAATTTTTGCCTTCTTTGCTGCTGCTATCTTTGTTGCGAACTCCTCGACCTTCTTTCCCGAAACTGACGGTTCGATGACCACTTCGACCGGATACCGCTTCGTCTGGCCAAAACGCTTGCGCCACACGACATATGGGAAGGTAACACCACCACAGTCCGGCGTTTTCTCAATCATCCAGCCTTCTTTGGGGGAAAACTGACGCTTGAGGTCACGGGAAATGTACGAGTTCATTGAATCTGTAGAAACGCCCATAATCCAATCTCCTCTAAATTAACGTTCTATTTTGTGAAATTTAAATCTATTGCTATGGTTAGCACGGAGCCGGGGGACATAAAATTCGTTTTATCCCACAATCCTAAAAATACGGGAATTTGTCAGTTTTTTTAAAATACCTTCAGCTTCGCAGTCGTCCCATTCCATGCCGGAAGAAAAGACTGTCCTGCGTTATCCTCCTGACAGACGCCTTCCTAAAAAAGAAACCTTATAGTATCCCGAAACCTCACCTAAAGAATTACTGAAACGAGGTATTATTCATGGAATTAAACGGAGTACTTATCGAAGACGAGTACGCAGAAGCATTCCCCAACTGGGCATGCCGCGTCGTTATTACTGCAATCAACGAAAAGTGGGCCATCCAGGCAGCAACCGAAGCCACCGGCTTTGCAACCTCGGCCATCGGATGCCCCTGCGAAGCAGGCATCGAGCGCATTCTCGACCCCTCCGAGACTCCTGACGGACGTCCCGGTGTTGCAGTCATGTTCTTTGCCGGCGGCAAGAAGAAGCTCAAGGAGCAGGTCGTTGAGCGCCTTGCAGAGTGTGTACTGACCTCACCCACCACGGCTGTCTTCGATGGTATGCCGGAAGCTGAGGAACGCATCGATGTCAAACTCCACTTCTTCGGCGACGGTTACGAACACAAGATCGAAGTAGGTGGCCGCAACTGCTGGGCAATCCCCATCATGAACGGCGAATACATCGGCGAAGAAGAATTTGGTATTGTCAAGGGTATTGCAGGCGGCAACTTCTTCATCATGGGCGAGAGCGTCCCCGCGGCACTCATGGCAGCAGAAGCAGCCGTTGACGCCATTGCAAAAGAGGCAGGCAGCATCTGCTCCTTCCCGGTCGTTGCATCCGGCTCGAAGGTGGGCAGCAACAAGTACAAATTCATGGTTGCAACGACCAACGAGAAATACTGCCCAACCATCCGTGACCAGGTGGAAGACAGCAAGGTCCCCGAGGGAGTAAAGGCAGTCTACGAAATCGTCATTGACGGTGTCGACGAAGCGGCCATCAAGGCGGCGACGAAGGCAGGCATCGAGGCGGCAACCAAGATTGACGGCGTCCTTCTCATCAGTGCCGGCAACTTCGGCGGAAACCTTGGCCCATTCAAGTTTGTCCTGAAGGACATCCTCTAATCTTTTTTTTATCACGCCCATGCGGCATGTTTTGCAGAGGTCACGAACGAATTGTTAAATATCTTGTTGCCGATATTCCTGTTAACGAAAATTTCGGTGACGAAAATATGGTTGTACTGACCCCGGAAGAAGTCAAAGAGAGATTCGGGCCCCTTTTTTCACGGCGGCTCCTGGTAATGGTCGATGAACGTGCACAACTTGCTGAGATCATCGAAGAGTGCCGTCACCGGGGTTCCATAGAATGGGATGTGATGAACAGGAATCGTGCCGGCGGAGCGGTCAGGAAGATCACCGTGGAAGGCTCGACAATGACGATCACCGCAAAACTGGGTACCCATGCGGCCCACTTTGGTGCGGCGGATGCAGAGATCGGCGGACAGGCCCTCGAAGGGGTCGAGGTTGACGGTGACGAGGTCATCACGCGCTGGGCAGGTATCGCCGGCGCCGGCGTGGGAGTTGCCGCATGCCTTCCCCAGGCGCCGGGTGTCCTTCGCACCGAATATGCAAGCGAAGAGGACCTGAAAGTCGGCGGAGCCCGTGCCAACCGTGCCAACATCATCCTCCCCCGCTATGAAAAGGTCACCATCGGCATCGACGACACCGACACGAAGGAGGAGGGGGCCACATGGGTGCTTGCAAGCAAATGTGCGGAGGCATGCACCATCCCGGGCGTCGAATACCTGAATATGCGCCTGATCCAGCTCAACCCGAAGGTTCCGAACAAAACGACGAACTGTGTCGGCTCTGCCCTCAACTTTGCGGTCCGCCCGGAGGCCGTCGATGACCTCTGCGCCTTTGTGCGTGATTTCATCCAGGAAAATTCGGTCAGCAGCGACACCGGGATCGCTGTTTACCGGGGAATCGAGCTGCCGTTCGAGTCCTCAATAAAGAAACGCGTGAAGACGGAGGTCCTCACCAAGGATGTCTGCGAGGAGGAGGCGGCACGCCTCGGGATTACATATATCGACACATGCGGCGGTAAGGGGCGTATCGGAGCACTCGGAGCAGTACTCTGGGCAAATGAAGGAATCGAAGCGGCAGGCCTCTATGGAGAACATCTCTGAACCATATGCGATATCCTACCCCGACATCACGGCGGTTGCGGACAGCGAAGGCACCGCGGTTGAACTTATCGAGACATTCGACTGTGTAGGCGGCGCCCTCTGGGCGGGCCATCACTACCGGAAAAGCCCCCTCGTCCGCGACATCAGGGTTCTTGGGAATACGCAGCGTTTTCTCCTCGATACAGGGTGTGTCGACCTCGAACTGGTGGGATCACACTTTCCTGCGGGAATCAGCGCGGTCGAGGTCACCGAGGATACCATCGGGATCTCCTACCGCGGCATGGGAGGCGGCGGCGTGGGTGCAAGTGTCTGCCGGGCAACGGCTCACGGTGTCCTGCGGGCGGATACCGATCCATCGGGCGGAGGACGTGAGGCTGGTTCGCGGATCTGGCTGCCCAGAAGGGAGCGGGTGGTAATCGGCATCGACGATACGGACACCCCCGAGGAGGGAGCCACATGGACCCTCGCTCATAACATTTCCCGGGCGGTGGAGGATAAGGCGACACGCTACCTCTCGCACACGATTGTTCAGCTCTTCCCGGTCCCGTACAGGACGAAAAACTGTGTCGGACTCGCATGCGAATTTGCCACCACCGATGCGGAGGGCCTCATCACCCGGTTTGCCGCTCTTCTTGAGAAGTACACCCTCTCGGAGGATACCGGAATGGCTGCATTCCGGGGATTTGATCCGGCCCCGCTTCGCCCCTTCGGATGGGCAGTCAAGAGGGGAGAGGTATCACGCAGCGACCTCGACGCCATCCGTCCGCTTCTCGATATCCGGATGGAGGGGAGAGGGATCATCGGCGCGGCGGCGGCCATTCCGTTTGCCACCCGCTATAAGGAGGCACTTGAACTATGCACTGGAGACGGCTAAAGGCCGAAATACTTGCACATGGCGGCGCACGCCCGGAAGGCGTGCCGGACCGGTGGAGAGACCGGTCGACTGCAGGTCCCGGTGCCCGGGGACCTGGAAGCTATTTTTTTGCCACCGATGCCGGACGGGTCCGGGTGGCAGTCAATCCCGACAGTCCGTTATCCCTGAAGGTCGCCGATGACGGAACGGCGGTGATCACCGGGCCGGACATGCAGGTGAAGGGATGGCTGGAGAAGGTCGCCCTTCACTGTCCCCGGCAGGCCTATATCACCCTCTCGGAGGGGTGCATCTTCGGGTGCAGGTATTGTGCTGTCCCGTCGGGGCCCGGTCGCTACAAGACCGCCGACGACGTCGAGACGCTCGTCAGAACCGTCCTCGACCGGATTGATGCCATATCGATTACGAGCGGGGTGCTCGGCTCCGTCGCAGCGGACGAGGCACGTGCGCTTGTGGTTGTCGAACGGGTGATGCAGTTTGGCATCCCGGTCGGAGTCTCCATTTACCCGACGCGGGAGACACCGCGACGCCTCCATGACCTGGGGGTGGCCGAGGTGAAATTCAATGTGGAGACTGCAACAGCCGATCTCTTCGCTGAGATGTGCCCCGGACTGGAGTATGAACTGATCTGGGAGGTCCTGAGAGAGTCCGTCGCTCTCTTTGGAAGGAACCGGGTCTTCTCCAATGTGATCCTGGGTCTCGGAGAGACCGACGACGAGATGGCGGCATGCATCCGCCGCCTGACGGAGATGGGAGTCATCCCGGTGATCCGCCCCCTGACGCCGGCGGCCGGGGTGGCCCACCTCCCCCGCCCCGGTGCGGACCGCATCCTGCATATAGCTGATATCCAGGAAGAGGCGCTCGCACAGGCGGGTCTCGACCCTTCACAGGCACGGACGATGTGTTCGGCATGTACCGGGTGCGACCTGGTACCGGGGGTGGATCTGTGAACGGCGAAGCGACACTCTCACGGGCGCTCAATGCCGCAGCGGACCGGTGGTATGCGGTGCCGGGCTACCCGGTTACCGGGATTGCGGATGCCTGTCGGGCCGAGATTACGGTAAACGAGAAGGTCGCCCTCGAATACGCACTCGGGGACTCGCTCTCCGGCAGGCGGGCTGCCGTCATCATGAAAAACGTGGGGCTGAATGCCTGTGCCGATACGCTCGTTGCTGCAGCGGTGGAGGGAACCCGTGCAGGGGTGGTCATCCTCGCCGGTGACGATGAGGAGGTGAGTGGATCCCAGCATGCCCAGGACTCCCGCTGCTACGGCAAGGTGGCGGGAGTCCCGGTCTTCTCCCCCCGCCCGGATGAGTTTGGTGAGGCGGTTGAGACGGCATTTCGTGCCTCTGAGATGTTTTCCCGGCCTGCGATCCTCCGCATCGCCTCAGGGATGCTCACCCGGCCCGCGGGCGGGGTTCCGCTCGAACGAAAGGGCATCAAAAAACCACGTCCCGACGACCGGGGGCTCACCATGCGGGGTCGCTCAGAAGCGGCAGAATACCGGCGGATGGAGATGTGCATCTGGGCGTCATCCTCTGCCCCCCGCTATATCACCTACCCTCCAAAGGTCGGCAGTGAGAGCGGATGCACCACCATCGATATCAGCGGAGATCCGCCACAGACCGTCCACACACGCGGCTATGCCCGCACCTTCTGTCATGACTGTCCGTTTCTGCCGGTGCTGGGGCTGATGCGCGAGAGGGAGATCCTCCCCGTCTGCGACATCGGATGCGCCGTCCTTGCCAAAAATCCCCCCTATTCCCTCTGCGCCGCAAGCTATTCACTCGGCTCATCCCCCGCTGTGGCGGCAACGAGCACCGGCACTGCCCTTACCGGCGATTATGCCCTCCTCCATTCGGGCATCAACGCCCTCATCGATATTGCCGAAAAGGAGAGGGACCTCCTGCTGGTGGTTCTTGCCAACGGGACGATGGGGATGACCGGCGGCCAAAGAACACCCGATATCCTGCCATATCTTTCATGGGCAGACCCGATCGTCTGCGCGGCGGACGATATCGCCCGTATCGAAGAACAGCTACTTTCTGAGAAGGCTTCCCGGAAGGGGCTGCGTATCATCTGTATTGTGGGGGAGTGTCCCCCAGGAGCACATCATGAAACCGTGGAATGTTGAGATCTGTGATGTAACACTGCGAGACGGGGAGCAGACTCCCGGCGTCTCCTTCACCTGCGAAGAGAAGATGGAGATCGCTGCGCAGATAGATGCCATCGGCGTCGAGGTCATCGAGGCAGGCTTTCCTGTCGTATCGGAGAACGAAAAGGCATGCGTCCGTGCGGTCTGCAACATGGGACTCGACGCCCGTGTCTGCTGCCTCTCCCGGGCACTGAAGCAGGATGTGGATGCGGCCATCGACTGCGGCGTCGATCTCGTCAGTATCTTCTTTGCCACATCGGACCGTCACATCCGGGTCAAATACCGGTGCTCGCGAGAGGAGATGACGGACCAGGCCCTCGGCATGATCGATTATGCCCATGACCACGGCATCGCCGTCAGGTTTGCCGCTGAGGACGCTTCACGAACGGATATCGATGTCCTGAAGGATCTGTATCTCCGGGGTGCGGAGCACGGAGCGGAATACTCCGGGTTTGCCGATACGGTGGGATATCTCACCCCTCTCGAAATGGAAGCGGCCATGCGTGACATCTGTTCCGTCGTCCCGAACAAGGTCGCAGTGCACTGCCACAATGACATGGGGTGTGCCGCTGCAAATACCATCACCGCGGCGGCGTGCGGGGCATTCCAGCTGCATACAACCGTCAACGGGATTGGCGAACGGGCCGGAAACGCCCCGCTCGAGGAGATACTGGTCGCCCTCAGGATGAAGGGGGGCATCGATCGCTACGATCTCACCGGCATCCCCTTCCTCTCCGAGTTGGTCCAGGACCATTCGGGCATCAGGATGATGGCGACAAAACCGGTCGTCGGCAGGAACGTGTTCTCGCATGAAAGCGGCATCCATATCGCCGCCATACTCGAAGACCCGGAGACATACGAATACATCCTCCCCGAGCATGTCGGACGCCACCGCCAGTTCATTCTCGGGAAACACACCGGAAGAAAAGGGCTCGAGCACATCCTGCAGAAAACCGGTACCGAACTCACCCCCGAACAGATCGGCTGGGTCCTCAACCGCGTCAAGGAGATATCGGAAGGAAAGTGTGCGGTCACCCAGGATGTCCTCCTCAGGGTCATCGAAAAAGCGCAGGAGGGCACCGATGACGACACTTGCTGAGCGCATTCTCGATGCCCCCGCAGGTGCCTATGTGGATCGGAACGTCGACCGGGCGTTTGCCCACGACGGGACCGGCGTCCTCGCCCTGGAAGCATTCCGTGAAATGGGAAAAAAGGTTCCGGCATACCCGGAGCGGATATCCATTCTCTTCGATCATCTCGCCCCGGCAAACAACAGCCAGACCGCGACCCTCCAGGCGGAACTGCGGGAATTTGCCATTGAGTGCGGCCTGCATTTCAGTGATGTCGGGGAAGGGATCTGCCACCAGCTGATGAGCGAGGGACAGGTGCTTCCGGGCGAGATCGTGGTCGGTGCCGACTCGCACTCCTGTACGGCAGGCGCATTCGGGGCCTTTGCCACCGGCGTGGGGGCGACCGACATGGCTGCCATCTGGGCCGGAGGCAGCACATGGTTCCGGGTGCCGGAGACGACCGGGATACATCTGGAAGGAACCCTTGCGGGCTGTGCCGAGGCAAAGGACATCGCCCTCACCTATGTGGGCCGGCTCGGGATGGACGGTGCGACCTACCGGGCCCTCGAGTTCACCGGCGAAGGAGCGGCAGGCATACCCATGGACGGGCGGCTGACGCTCTCCAACATGGCCATCGAAGCGGGGGCGAAGACCGGCCTCTTCTACGCCGATGCCATCACCCGGCAGTACCTCGCCGGCTACGGGCACGATGTTTCGGAGCAGGTGCCGGACGACCCGGACTATGCCGAAGAGATCACCATCGATCTTGCGGACGTCGCCCCGGTACTCTCCGTCCCGCACCGGGTCGATACCGTCGCAGAAGTGACAGCCTACGAGGGGACCCCCCTCGACCAGGTCTTTGTTGGGACCTGCACGAACGGGAGGTATTCGGACATCGAACGGTTTGCATCCCTTGTACGGGGTAAGAAGGTAAAGACCCGGACCATCGTGGTGCCGGCTTCCCGGGACGTCCTGCTCCGTGCCGGGCGGGCGGGCCTTCTCACGGACCTCATCGAGGCCGGGTGCATCATCGGGTCACCGGGCTGCGGCCCCTGCCTGGGGATGCATATGGGCGTCCTCGGGGAGGGCGAGGTGGCTCTCTCGACGGCCAACAGGAACTTCAGGAACCGGATGGGCGTCGGGGCAGAGTATTACCTCGGTTCGGTCGCAACAGCGGCTGCCAGTGCGCTCGCGGGTGAGATCCGTTCCCCGGAGGTGCTCTGATGGAAGGAACGGGACACGCGGTCTGCCTCGGCCCTGACGTCGACACCGACCTCATCATCGCCGGACGGTATCTCCGCACGAAGGATCGCTCGATCTGGGCAGAGCATGTCCTCGAGGACTACGACCCCGCCCTTGCGCCGCGCCTGCGGGGGGCGGTCATCGTCGCAGGGAAGAACATGGGATGCGGGTCATCGCGAGAACAGGCACCGGTTGCCCTCAGGGAGGCGGGAGTGGTGGCGGTCATTGCCCCGTCCTTTGCCCGCATCTTCTTCAGGAACGCCATCAACGTCGGCCTTCCGGCCATCGAATGCGACGGTCTCCCCTGCACAGGTGGCGAGTGTGTCTCCTTCTCCCTTGACGAAGGGTGGGTGGAGACGGGAGGCATCCGCTACCCTGCACGCCCACTCTCCGGGCGGATGCAGGAGATCCTTGACGCGGGCGGCCTCGTGAACTACTGGAGAGAAAAGGCATGATCTTTCCGGAGGAGTGCAAACAGGTCGGATGGGCGGAAGGATTCCCCGTCGGCGAGAAAGTCTATTTTCTCTCCCGGTATCTCATCCACCCGGTGGAGGACGGGTTTGAGATAATCGCTGTGACCCTCTCTGATACCGGCGGGATGATGAGGGATGTCGTTAATGCAACGGTCCTTGCGGGACCCGGGGATGTGGAGATGTATCCCGGCAGGGTGAATCTCCATGACCGCACCCGCCTCATCCGTCTGGCGTCGGCATCGGGACACCGTGGTACGATCTTCACCGGTCACGACGAGCACACCACCTTCATCCTCGACCCTGTCCCGGAGGAGTTGACGACCGTGCATATCTACGACGTCTCACCACCACGCCCCCACCTCGCCGACACTCTCAGAGAGCTCGAGGCGGCAGGCCTCTTCGGGGAACTCGGTATACGCTTCGAATGGCATATTGCAGATATCGCGGCAGTCGGAGCCGATGCCTATCCCTGCCGGGCGGCGGGATTTTCCTGCACCGTGGACAACGACCCCCTATCCGGGACCGAACGGGTCGCCGGATGCCTCACCGCCCGCCAGGTTCTGGGGGAATGCTACAGGGATGCCGCATTCGAGTTCGTGAATATCTGCCCTGCCGACGCCGTCGACGCCGAACCCTTCATTGCCCGGTGCTGCCGCTCCGAACGAAGCGGCATCGGGGAACACAACGGCTACTTTGGCGCCGTCGTCCACTGGGGGGCCACCCCGAAGACGATTGCCGACGCCGTCTTTGGGATGATCGAACGGTGGAGGGGGTGCCAATGAAGGTCGCCGTCGTCGAGGGGGACGGCATCGGCCGCGAGGTGATCCCGGTCGCCCACCGGGTGCTTGCAACCGTACGTCCCGACATTGACTTCTTCCCCGTCGAGGTGGGATATGGGAAATGGGCCCGTACCGGATGTGCCTGTGATGCCGACGACATTGCCGCCCTGAAATCCGCGGACGCCATCCTTTTCGGGGCGATCACCACCCCGCCGGACCCCGGATACAACAGCATCCTCCTGCAGATCCGCAAGGAACTGGACCTCTACGCAAACGTCCGCCCGGTGAAGGGCGAAGGATTTGATATCCTTGTTGTCCGGGAGAATACGGAAGGGCTCTACTCGGGGATTGAATGGCGCGAGGAAGACCGGTCCTGCACCGTCCGGGTGATCACCGTGAAGGGAAGCCGGCGCATCGGACGATATGCCGCCGGGCGTGTGAGGGGGCACGGCGGGCACCTGACCATCGGCAACAAGGCAAACGTCCTCAAGTCCGATGTCCTCTTCAGGGAGATCTGCATCGAAGAGGCGATCGCAGCAGGGGTCCATTGGGATACCGCCTTCATAGATGCCCTCACCCTCGATGTCCTGATGCACCCGGCGCGATATGACGTGATCGTAACGACAAACATGTTCGGGGACATCCTCTCCGATGCCGCCGGGTACCTTGTGGGGGGCCTCGGCCTCCTCCCCAGCGCGAACATCGGCGACCGCCACGCTCTCTTCGAACCGGTGCACGGGAGCGCCCCCGACATCGCGGGGACCGACCGGGCAAACCCCATCGCCGCAGTCAGGAGTGCGGCAATGCTCCTCGACCATGCAGGAGACCATGAGAACGCCGTTCTCATTGGGACCGCCATCGAAGATGTCCTCTCCCTCGGGATCCGGACCGCGGATATGGGGGGCGTCGCCGGCACCAGGGCGTTCGGCGATGCTCTTGTGCGGGCCCTCATCCGGCGGAAGAATTCCTGAAGCAGGCGAACATCCCCTTCATCCACCGCTCTGTTTTTTCGGATGACCACATCCCTGCCCACACAACCCCGATTATATCCATGGAGAACCACAAGAGATGTATATGAAGGTTCGTATCGGGTGCCACGTCTCCATCGCGGGGTCCCTTGCCGCTGCCATCCCGCGTGCCCTGAAGAGGGAGTGCAGCACTTTCCAGATCTTTACCCGCAACCCGCGGGGCTGGCAATACAAGGACATCGCAGAGGAGGATTCCGCCGCCTTCAGGGAGGCGGTCGCCGCTTCGGGAATGAATCCGGTGGTCGCCCACATGCCCTATCTCCCCAACCTCGCCTCTCCCAGGGATGAGGTCTACGACAAATCCGTCACTACGCTCTGCGCGGAACTGGAGCGTTGCCACCACCTCGGCATCCCGTATCTCGTTACGCACCTCGGCAGCACGCTCGGGACCCCGGCAGAAGAGGGTCGGGAGCGTGTTGTCCGGGCACTCGGTGCAGCACTCAACACCCATGCAACGGAGGTCACCATTCTTCTCGAAAACACCGCCGGCTCAAAGAACACCATCGGAAATCGATTCGATGAAATCGGGAGCATATTAGACGAAACCGGCGAAAATAACCGGCTCGGCATATGTTTTGACACCTGCCATGCCTTCGCCGCCGGCTACGACCTGAGAACCTCCGCTTCGGTGGATGCGGTGATGGAGGAATGTGACGACACAGTGGGAAGTGAGAGAATCCATCTCGTTCACCTGAACGATGCAAAGGCGGACCTCGGGTCCGGGCGCGACCGTCACGAACACCTGGGCGAAGGCATGATCGGACCGGAGGGCCTTGCGGCGGTTCTGCGGCATCGCGCTCTCCACCATCTCCCCTTCATCTGCGAGACACCCGTTGACGACCGCCGGGATGATCTCGGCAATATCCGGTACGCCGTCTCTCTTGCAGAGGGGACGACCGGCACCGGGCCACTGTGATCATTATTAGGGATCGAACCCAATGCTTGAAGAGTGATTGGAAAGCGCGAGGGCACAACGGTCGTGCTGGGGAAAGATGGCACAGCACTCCATGAGCAGAGCGGTTTTGGCCGGGTCACACGGGATAAACTGACGCTTGCGCCTGAAGAAGCGCTCTATCTCGTCCACCGGAACAAGATTGAGGTGAAAGGTGAAGACTTTACCTCGCTCCTGGCGGTTTTTTCAGTAGAACATGGATTTATGCGCAGGTTTCTCGTGTATCGCGATATGCGTGAGCGTGGATATGTGATCCAGCCCGGCCCGCATGACTTCCGTGTCTTCCGGCGGGGGGAAAAACCGGGAAAGGGCCGTTCCCAGTACATGATCCGTGTGCTCTCGGAACGGGATCTGGTAAACTTCACCGAGATTGCCGCCGACGTCGGAACGACGGGAAACATGCGTAAACAGTATGTGATTGCAGTCGTCGACGATGAAGACGAGATCACCTACTACGAGGTGAAGACGGATGGGCTCAAATCAGCGGGCCCGGCGATCTCCTGCCCACCCATCGAGGCGGGGGTGTTCGGCAGTGCGGTCCTCACCCTCCAGCGGGAGGCGTTTCCTGATGATGCATGGATAGGGACGCCGTTGGATAAGACGCGGCTTCTTCTCTCGCCAATGGAAGCACTCTATCTGCAGGAACGCGGCCTTCTCGTATTCCAGCCCGATGCCGCTGCGGGAGAGGAGTTTTTCCGTCGCGCCTGCGCCGAAGACCCTGAGCTCCCCGAGAAAGGCGCCACCTACAGTCACATGCGTGACCTCGGCTATATTCCACGAACCGCATATAAATTCGGTCACCACTTCCGGGTCTATTCCGGGGGGAAAAAGCACTCGGAACTGCTGGTTCATGCCATTGCATCCGGCATCGCCCTCCCCATGAGCGTGATTTCCCGGTCTGTCCGTCTTGCCCACAGCGTGCGCAAGAAGATGCTTTTTGCATGTGTAGATCAAAAAAATATTGAATTCATAGAATTTGCCCGAATAAAATTGTAAGAGAGTCTGTCCATGGAGCAGGAGATGAACCCGTGGTCTGCAAACCAGTCCATAGATACGGAGAAATTTTTTACGGAATTCGGCATTGAACCGATTGAGACGGTTCTCGAGCACATTCCAGACCCACCGGTCTTTTTACGCCGGGGTATTGTCATCGGCCAGAGGGATTACCGCCCCATCGTCGAGGCGATGAACACCGGTGCCCCCTTCCATGTGCTCACCGGATTTATGCCGTCCGGCCATCCCCACCTCGGCCACCTGATGGTGATGAAGGAGGTCGTCTGGCATGTCCGGCAGGGAGGCAACGGATATGTTGCGGTGGCCGACCGCGAGGCTCATGCGGTCCGTAACATTTCATGGGATAAATGCGACGAATATGCACGGGAATACCTGAAATGCCTCTATGCACTGGGATATGAGGGCCAGACCTACTACCAGAGCAGAAACGCGGGAGTCAAGGACCTCGCCTTTGAGGCGGCCATCAAAATGAACTTCTCCGACCTGCAGGCGATATACGGGTTCGGGCAGGAGACGGCGCTTGCCCATGCCATGAGCGTCGCCACCCAGGTTGCAGATATCCTCTATCCCCAGACGGATGCAGGACCTGCCCCCACCATCGTCCCGGTCGGTCTCGACCAGGATCCCCATATCCGCCTGACCCGTGATGTGGCGTTCAAACTCAGGA is a window from the Methanovulcanius yangii genome containing:
- a CDS encoding radical SAM protein, translated to MHWRRLKAEILAHGGARPEGVPDRWRDRSTAGPGARGPGSYFFATDAGRVRVAVNPDSPLSLKVADDGTAVITGPDMQVKGWLEKVALHCPRQAYITLSEGCIFGCRYCAVPSGPGRYKTADDVETLVRTVLDRIDAISITSGVLGSVAADEARALVVVERVMQFGIPVGVSIYPTRETPRRLHDLGVAEVKFNVETATADLFAEMCPGLEYELIWEVLRESVALFGRNRVFSNVILGLGETDDEMAACIRRLTEMGVIPVIRPLTPAAGVAHLPRPGADRILHIADIQEEALAQAGLDPSQARTMCSACTGCDLVPGVDL
- the fhcD gene encoding formylmethanofuran--tetrahydromethanopterin N-formyltransferase, encoding MELNGVLIEDEYAEAFPNWACRVVITAINEKWAIQAATEATGFATSAIGCPCEAGIERILDPSETPDGRPGVAVMFFAGGKKKLKEQVVERLAECVLTSPTTAVFDGMPEAEERIDVKLHFFGDGYEHKIEVGGRNCWAIPIMNGEYIGEEEFGIVKGIAGGNFFIMGESVPAALMAAEAAVDAIAKEAGSICSFPVVASGSKVGSNKYKFMVATTNEKYCPTIRDQVEDSKVPEGVKAVYEIVIDGVDEAAIKAATKAGIEAATKIDGVLLISAGNFGGNLGPFKFVLKDIL
- a CDS encoding tRNA(Ile2) 2-agmatinylcytidine synthetase, which produces MVVLTPEEVKERFGPLFSRRLLVMVDERAQLAEIIEECRHRGSIEWDVMNRNRAGGAVRKITVEGSTMTITAKLGTHAAHFGAADAEIGGQALEGVEVDGDEVITRWAGIAGAGVGVAACLPQAPGVLRTEYASEEDLKVGGARANRANIILPRYEKVTIGIDDTDTKEEGATWVLASKCAEACTIPGVEYLNMRLIQLNPKVPNKTTNCVGSALNFAVRPEAVDDLCAFVRDFIQENSVSSDTGIAVYRGIELPFESSIKKRVKTEVLTKDVCEEEAARLGITYIDTCGGKGRIGALGAVLWANEGIEAAGLYGEHL
- a CDS encoding homocitrate synthase family protein → MKPWNVEICDVTLRDGEQTPGVSFTCEEKMEIAAQIDAIGVEVIEAGFPVVSENEKACVRAVCNMGLDARVCCLSRALKQDVDAAIDCGVDLVSIFFATSDRHIRVKYRCSREEMTDQALGMIDYAHDHGIAVRFAAEDASRTDIDVLKDLYLRGAEHGAEYSGFADTVGYLTPLEMEAAMRDICSVVPNKVAVHCHNDMGCAAANTITAAACGAFQLHTTVNGIGERAGNAPLEEILVALRMKGGIDRYDLTGIPFLSELVQDHSGIRMMATKPVVGRNVFSHESGIHIAAILEDPETYEYILPEHVGRHRQFILGKHTGRKGLEHILQKTGTELTPEQIGWVLNRVKEISEGKCAVTQDVLLRVIEKAQEGTDDDTC
- a CDS encoding thiamine pyrophosphate-dependent enzyme, whose protein sequence is MNGEATLSRALNAAADRWYAVPGYPVTGIADACRAEITVNEKVALEYALGDSLSGRRAAVIMKNVGLNACADTLVAAAVEGTRAGVVILAGDDEEVSGSQHAQDSRCYGKVAGVPVFSPRPDEFGEAVETAFRASEMFSRPAILRIASGMLTRPAGGVPLERKGIKKPRPDDRGLTMRGRSEAAEYRRMEMCIWASSSAPRYITYPPKVGSESGCTTIDISGDPPQTVHTRGYARTFCHDCPFLPVLGLMREREILPVCDIGCAVLAKNPPYSLCAASYSLGSSPAVAATSTGTALTGDYALLHSGINALIDIAEKERDLLLVVLANGTMGMTGGQRTPDILPYLSWADPIVCAADDIARIEEQLLSEKASRKGLRIICIVGECPPGAHHETVEC
- the mmp11 gene encoding methanogenesis marker protein 11, which translates into the protein MENISEPYAISYPDITAVADSEGTAVELIETFDCVGGALWAGHHYRKSPLVRDIRVLGNTQRFLLDTGCVDLELVGSHFPAGISAVEVTEDTIGISYRGMGGGGVGASVCRATAHGVLRADTDPSGGGREAGSRIWLPRRERVVIGIDDTDTPEEGATWTLAHNISRAVEDKATRYLSHTIVQLFPVPYRTKNCVGLACEFATTDAEGLITRFAALLEKYTLSEDTGMAAFRGFDPAPLRPFGWAVKRGEVSRSDLDAIRPLLDIRMEGRGIIGAAAAIPFATRYKEALELCTGDG